From the Candidatus Hydrogenedentota bacterium genome, one window contains:
- the mtnA gene encoding S-methyl-5-thioribose-1-phosphate isomerase: MPISPLRWEEGELFLLDQTRLPEACVEINPRTLESVREAIRALRVRGAPAIGLCAAFGVLVGVREKAPRTVAGAVRAAHESAAFLATARPTAVNLFKSLDEMKAVADAAANERTVEAFAARMEAAALRMLDEDLAIGRAIGECGAPLIHDGDGVLTHCNAGALATGGYGTALAVVYRAHEAGTRFQVYADETRPLLQGARLTVWELAQAGIDVTLICDNMAAQIMREGRVQLAVVGADRIAANGDTANKIGTYGVALLCRAHGIPFYVAAPISTIDPATPRGDDIPIEQRAPEEITEGFGRRTAPEGVKVYNPAFDVTPAGLIAGIITERGILRPPYEASIAGALKPL; this comes from the coding sequence ATGCCCATTAGTCCGTTGCGTTGGGAAGAAGGCGAGTTGTTTCTGCTGGATCAGACGCGGCTGCCGGAAGCGTGCGTCGAGATCAACCCGCGCACGCTGGAGTCGGTGCGCGAGGCGATCCGCGCGCTGCGGGTCCGCGGCGCGCCGGCCATCGGATTGTGCGCGGCGTTCGGCGTGCTGGTCGGTGTGCGCGAAAAGGCCCCACGGACGGTTGCCGGGGCCGTTCGGGCTGCGCATGAATCCGCCGCGTTCTTGGCCACGGCGCGTCCGACGGCGGTCAACCTGTTCAAGTCGCTGGACGAGATGAAGGCCGTGGCCGACGCGGCCGCGAACGAGCGAACAGTCGAGGCGTTCGCGGCGCGCATGGAAGCGGCGGCGTTGCGGATGCTGGACGAGGACCTTGCCATCGGGCGCGCCATCGGCGAATGCGGCGCGCCGCTGATCCACGACGGCGACGGCGTGCTGACGCATTGCAACGCGGGCGCGCTGGCCACGGGCGGCTACGGCACGGCGCTGGCCGTCGTGTACCGCGCGCATGAGGCGGGCACGCGGTTTCAGGTGTATGCGGACGAGACGCGGCCTTTGCTGCAGGGCGCGCGGTTGACGGTATGGGAACTGGCGCAAGCAGGCATTGACGTGACGCTCATCTGCGACAACATGGCGGCGCAGATCATGCGCGAGGGGCGCGTGCAACTGGCCGTCGTCGGCGCGGACCGCATCGCGGCCAACGGCGACACCGCGAACAAAATCGGCACCTACGGCGTCGCGCTGCTGTGCCGCGCGCACGGCATCCCGTTTTACGTGGCCGCGCCGATCAGCACCATTGACCCCGCCACCCCGCGCGGGGACGACATCCCCATCGAGCAACGCGCGCCGGAAGAAATCACCGAAGGCTTCGGTAGGCGCACCGCCCCGGAAGGCGTCAAGGTCTACAATCCCGCGTTCGACGTCACGCCCGCCGGACTGATCGCGGGCATCATCACCGAGCGCGGCATCCTCCGCCCGCCCTACGAGGCCTCGATTGCCGGCGCGTTGAAACCGTTGTGA
- a CDS encoding response regulator, whose amino-acid sequence MADGTSPPETPACRVLVADDDLTSRTILLQLLRKWGYETVSAADGDEAWNILQTEGAPSLLLLDWMMPGKDGETLCRMIRQRPETRYIILITSKDRTEDIVKGLEAGADEYIVKPFDKDELRARIRAGGRILGLELALRRRVAELETAIAEIETLRGMLPICSYCKRVRNDSNYWQDIESYIAAHSATTFSHGVCPECYAKIVQPELDALKAERQNKKGAGHAH is encoded by the coding sequence ATGGCCGATGGGACCAGCCCGCCGGAAACACCGGCATGCCGCGTGCTGGTGGCCGACGACGACCTCACCTCGCGCACGATCCTCCTGCAACTGTTGCGCAAGTGGGGGTACGAGACGGTTTCCGCCGCCGATGGCGACGAGGCGTGGAATATCCTTCAGACGGAGGGGGCGCCGTCGCTGTTGCTGCTGGATTGGATGATGCCCGGCAAGGACGGCGAGACGCTATGCCGCATGATCCGGCAGCGCCCCGAAACCCGCTATATCATCCTGATTACGTCGAAAGATCGCACCGAAGACATCGTCAAGGGTCTCGAAGCCGGGGCGGACGAATACATCGTAAAGCCGTTCGATAAGGACGAACTCCGCGCGCGCATCCGCGCGGGGGGGCGGATACTCGGCCTCGAACTCGCCCTTCGGCGGCGTGTCGCCGAACTCGAAACGGCGATCGCGGAAATCGAAACGCTGCGCGGCATGCTGCCGATTTGTTCCTACTGCAAACGGGTGCGCAACGACAGCAATTACTGGCAGGACATCGAGAGTTATATCGCCGCTCACTCGGCGACGACGTTTTCGCACGGTGTCTGCCCCGAATGTTACGCGAAAATCGTGCAGCCCGAACTCGACGCGCTCAAGGCCGAAAGGCAAAACAAGAAAGGCGCCGGCCATGCCCATTAG